Part of the Pseudomonas sp. M30-35 genome is shown below.
CAACCACTATCAGAACGCCAAGTACTACACCTTGACTGGTCACCTGATCCTGCCTGAGCCGATTGTAATGTCCAAGGAAACCTGGAATTCGCTGAGCGCCGAGCAACAAGCGCTGGTGAAGAAAACAGCCAAGGAAGCACAACTGGAAGAGCGCAAATTGTGGGATGCCAAATCGGCAGCTAGCGAAGAGAAGCTCAAAGCTGCAGGCGTTGAGTTCATCACTGTCGACAAAAAGCCCTTCTACGACGCGACCGCACCGATACGTGAAAAATACGGCGCGCAATACGCTGATCTGATGAAGCGTATCGCTGCCGTCCAGTAACAACCTTCTCTCTAAAAGTCCTTGGGGCAGCCCCTGCCCCAAGGCATTGTGGTGAAGTTAATGAAGAACACCCTGCTACGCGTCAACGACGTGATCTACACCAGCTGCATCTGGGTTGCCGGCCTGTCTGTGGCAATCATGGCCCTGATAATTCCCTGGGGCATTTTCACCCGTTATGTCCTCGGCAGCGGTTCCAGTTGGCCTGAGCCTGTGGCCATCTTGTTGATGGTGTTATTCACCTTTATTGGCGCAGCTGCAAGCTACCGTGCCGGTGCACACATGGCTGTGACCATGGCCACCGACCGCATGCCACAACACCTGCAACGTTATATAGAAGTGCTGGTGCAGCTATTGATGGCGACTATTTGCCTGTTCATGCTGATCTGGGGCATCAAGCTGTGCGCAGCCACATGGAATCAGTTCAACCCTTCCCTACCAGATATACGGGTTGGCTTGTGTTACGCCCCCATTCCTGTGGGTGGTGCTTTAACCCTTATCTTTATCCTTGAGCGCCTGTTCTTCGGCGACCAGAGCCACCGTCGCGCGGTCGATTACGAACAATCCGAAGAAACCAGCGAGGCCGTGTCGTAATGGATGCTTTTATTCTATTGGGCAGTTTTTTACTGCTGATTGTTCTGCGTATGCCCGTGGCTTACGCCCTTGGTTTATCAGCGCTGGCTGGAGCCTTCTGGATCGGCATTCCGTTCCATGCAGTGATGATTCAAGTCGCAGGCGGAGTTAATAA
Proteins encoded:
- a CDS encoding TRAP transporter small permease; protein product: MKNTLLRVNDVIYTSCIWVAGLSVAIMALIIPWGIFTRYVLGSGSSWPEPVAILLMVLFTFIGAAASYRAGAHMAVTMATDRMPQHLQRYIEVLVQLLMATICLFMLIWGIKLCAATWNQFNPSLPDIRVGLCYAPIPVGGALTLIFILERLFFGDQSHRRAVDYEQSEETSEAVS